The DNA sequence TCCCGGCACCCCAACTGACCAGGCGCACATCGAGTCGCTATGGGGTCACATCAAAAACGAGTGGCCCCACCTCGAAGCGATCGACGATCCAGGCCTGCTCGAAGCCGAGCTCGAACGTCGTCGCCTCGAATACAACGGGGTCCGGCTGCACGCCGGCATCGGCTACGTCACTCCCGACGACGAACACGAGGGACGAGGAGCACAGATCCGCAAGAAGCGACGCGAGGGCATGATCGCCGCACGCGCGGCGCGCATCACCTATCGTCGCCACAACCACGAAACGAGAACCTGACCGTGGCCGGGTATTTCTCCGCCGGTATGTCTCATTAACTCAGAAGCACCTCAGTCCCCGTCGAGAGTCGTAGGGGCCCCGACAGCCAGCCGTCCACCCATCGGGGTTGGCTTCCCTCCACTCGGATGAGCGCGCCGGCCACGTGCCACGGGATGTCATCGAGTCAACGGCTCGTTCGATAATCAGGAGTTCGACGTCGAGGTCGGTTGGAGCGCCCTCGTCGAACCACCCGAAGTGTGGCGGGATTCGCGCTGTCCATCGCTCGCACCTCCCTGCGGACTTGATGACCGCGAGAAGGACGATCACTACGGGCCGGTGCGACGCATCGGGTCGGATCGGTGTCAGGCCTGTGTCTCAGGGGTCGCCTACTTTGGCCAAGCCATCTCTCGGAGTGGGGTAGTGATGTCCAAGGCTCTCTGGTTCAACCGGACCGTGTCAGACGATCTGATGGCGATCTTGACCGGGGGCGGTGCTCGTGAGCTTGTGGAGTTGGCCGTCGCGGAACAAGAGAGCGAGCCGCTCTTCGACCTCCAGCTTCGTCGGGACACGAGGGGGAGCAACCCCGTCAGCTGGGCGTCGCTCTACTACGGGCTCACCTCGGTGCTCGATCTGGAGGAGCGGCAGGGCAGCGTTCGCCTTTCTGCCCATAAGACACACCGGTCACGTGGAGGTTTCCAGGAGGAGTGGAGCGACTGGCAGGAACCAGCCAAGCTCGACGATGCATGGCCGCAGGTGTTCGCCTACCTCGGACGGGTCGTGCCGACCGTCGACGAGCGGTGGACCGGTAAGGAGGGCGCTGTTCACGCGGCGATCAGCTCTGGCACGTCTGATGCCTACAGGATCATCAACCGGGAGGTTTCGCCGGGTTTTACTGACCAAGCGACCAAGGACGCCATGATGGCGAGTTGGTGGCAGCCTCTCGACGAAAGCTTGCGGCGAGGGCCCAGCCCAGAACCCTGGTGGCCGACGGACGTCACGGTCGGCGCAAGTCCGGACTTCCTCGCCGTCGACATCGGTGGCCGGCTCGCGGTCATCGAGGCGAAGCACCACTCCGCCACCGGGATGATCGCGAAGGTGCCGCTTCAGGTGGGTTTCTACGCCAAGATGTTCCGTACTCTCCTCGAAGAGGACGATGATGCCCTCGAGGCCATGGAGGCGATGCTGCGGCAGCGGGTGGCACTGGGGCTTTCGCGTCCCGGTGTGCTCTACCTGACGCGACGGCGTGAGGTCGTGCCGGTTGTGGCCATTGGCCCCAAGCGTCCGTCCAAGGCGGGGCGTGAGCGACTGTGGAAGGTTGCGCTGTCTACGTCGCGTGCCTTAGGTGATGGCGTCGACCCGATCGAGCTGTGGTACCTCGACCGACAGGGCCGCATCGAGGAGATCGAGCGTCCCGGTGACGTGGTCTGAACGGCGGTGAGACGGCGATGAGGATCCGCATCCATCGGGGCGCTCACGAGATCGGGGGAAACTGCGTCGAGGTCGACCACGACGGCGAGCGGATGGTCCTGGATGTGGGGCGACCTCTAACCGCTGACCGAAGCGAGGTCGTTCCACCCATGTGTGATGACGGTGTCATGAGGCGCGGACGGTGACGGCCTCGCGGCTCACCCGCATCCAGCTCGACCGCGCTGCGGGCGCGCTGCTCGGCCTCGTGGCGGGCGACGCGCTCGGCGCGCCGTACGAGTTCACCTCGTCGCCAGAACCCGTCGCGGACCTCGTCGGTGGCGGCACGTTCGGTTGGGCGCCGGGGGAGTGGACCGACGACACGCAGATGGCGATCTGCGTCGCCGAGGTCACCGCCACCGGCGTGGTGGACGTCGACGCCATCGGTCAGCGGTTCCTCGCCTGGTTACACAGCGGTCCGACGGACGTCGGCATCTCGACGCGCGCGGTGCTGGCCAGCGTGTCCTCACCGGCCGAACTTCCGGACGCTGCACGCCGCTACTACGAACGGCATCCACGGGGTGCTGCCGGCAACGGCAGCCTCATGCGGACCGCGCCGGTCGCCCTGGCCCACCTGGGCGACGACGACGCCATCGCGGCGGCGGCGACCGAGGTCTCGATGCTGACCCACGGCGACCCGTTGGCCGGCGAGGGCTGCGTGCTGTGGTGCGTCGCGATCGACCGCGGGGTCCGCGAGGAGCGGTTGGACGGTGTGCGTGACGCTCTCGACCTGCTGCCGGCGTCATCGCGTGACCGTTGGGCGCCACGTCTGTCGGAGGCCGAGTCGCAGCCAGCCGCGTCCTTCTCGCGGAACGGCTTCGTCGTCACCGCGCTCCAGGCTGCCTACGCGTCGATCCGCGAGACGCCGGTCCCCGACGACGCCCCGCCACGGCACCTCGAGGACGCCCTCATGACCGCCGTCCGGGTCGGCGGGGACACCGACACCGTCGCCGCGATCGCCGGTCAGCTCCTCGGCGCCAGGTGGGGGGCCAGCGCCGTGCCGTCGCGCTGGCGTGACATGCTGCACGGCTGGCCCGGCTACCGCGCGGATGATCTCGTCCGGCTCGCCGACCTCACCGTCCGAGGCGGACGGCCCGACGGCGCGAGCTCACCCGGATCCGCCGACCTCGACGAGCTGTGATGGTCTCGCGCGCGTGAAGGTCCGGATCCACCGCGGCAGCCATGAGATCGGCGGGAACTGCGTCGAGGTGACGGCGTCCGACGGTCGACGGATCGTCCTGGACCTCGGCCGACCGCTATCGGTGGGTCCGGATGAGGACATCGAACTGCCGGACGTGCCGGGTCTGAGGAGCCGCGACCCGTCGCTGCTCGGCGTCGTCATCTCGCACCCGCACCTCGATCACTACGGCCTCGCCGTCGACCTGCCGGTCGACGTGCCCATGTTCATCGGCGAGGAAGCGGCGCGGCTGCTCGAGGCCGCAGCGTTCTTCTCGCCGATCTCGCGACGGTTGGATGCGGGCGGACACCTCCGTGACCGCGAGCCCTTCGAGCTGGGACCGTTCACGATCACCCCCTACCTGGCCGACCACTCGGCGTTCGACGCGTACTCGCTGCTCATCGAGGCGGACGACCGCCGTCTGTTCTACACCGGCGACCTGCGCGCACACGGTCGCAAGGCCGCGCTGTTCGAACGGCTCCTGCGCGACCCGCCACGCGACGTCGATGTGCTGCTCATGGAGGGCACGCACGTCCGCGCCGATCCCTCACACGACGACGCGACGTTCGAGACGGAAGCACAGCTCGAGGAACGCTTCGTCGACTTGTGCCACCGGACCGAGGGCGCGGTCGTCGCGTTCGGGTCCGCGCAGAACCTCGACCGGCTCGTCACCGTGTTCCGTGCGGCGAAGCGCTCGGGGCGCACGCTCGTCATCGACCTGTACGGAGCGACCGTCGCCGCAGCCACCCGACAGACGATCCCCCAACCCGGCTTCGCGGGTTTGCGGGTGTACGTGCCGCAGCGGCAGCGCGTGCGCGTCAAGGAGAGCGAGCAGTTCTGGCGTGTCGGCGACATCCGGCCACACCGGGTGTTCCCCGAAGAGCTCGCCAGCGATACCGGACGGTGGCTCTTCCACGTGCCGTCATCCACGGGGTACGAACTCCTGCGCGCCCGTGTACTCGACGCGCGAGGGACCGCGGTGTGGTCGCTGTGGGACGGCTACCTCGCCGAGCCGAGCGGCGTGCGGTTGCGGGAAGCCCTCGACGAGCACGGCGTGACGCTGGTGCACCTCCACACGTCCGGGCACGCGTCCGTGTCCGACCTGCGACGGCTCGTCGACACGCTCGAACCCGCGGTCGTCGTTCCCATCCACTCGGAGGCAGGCGACCGGTTCGAGGAGCTCTTCGAGCGTGTGGATCGGCGCTCAGACGGCGAGTGGTGGGATGTCTGACGCCGGTGCTAACCGTCTGGCGGTACCGATCGAGGACCGCTATCCGGCTCGAGCCATCTGCAGGCGCCCGGAGCGATGCACTGGCAATCCTCGAACGTCAGCCAGCCCAGGCGCTCAGAGACCGGCTCCAACGTCGCCTCGTCGCGGTGCGGTAGGTCCTCAGCCAACGAGGCGGGATCCCGCCTGTACGGATCTATCAGCCACCCGTAGAG is a window from the Actinomycetota bacterium genome containing:
- a CDS encoding ADP-ribosylglycohydrolase family protein, which encodes MTASRLTRIQLDRAAGALLGLVAGDALGAPYEFTSSPEPVADLVGGGTFGWAPGEWTDDTQMAICVAEVTATGVVDVDAIGQRFLAWLHSGPTDVGISTRAVLASVSSPAELPDAARRYYERHPRGAAGNGSLMRTAPVALAHLGDDDAIAAAATEVSMLTHGDPLAGEGCVLWCVAIDRGVREERLDGVRDALDLLPASSRDRWAPRLSEAESQPAASFSRNGFVVTALQAAYASIRETPVPDDAPPRHLEDALMTAVRVGGDTDTVAAIAGQLLGARWGASAVPSRWRDMLHGWPGYRADDLVRLADLTVRGGRPDGASSPGSADLDEL
- a CDS encoding MBL fold metallo-hydrolase, with the protein product MISSGSPTSPSEADGPTARAHPDPPTSTSCDGLARVKVRIHRGSHEIGGNCVEVTASDGRRIVLDLGRPLSVGPDEDIELPDVPGLRSRDPSLLGVVISHPHLDHYGLAVDLPVDVPMFIGEEAARLLEAAAFFSPISRRLDAGGHLRDREPFELGPFTITPYLADHSAFDAYSLLIEADDRRLFYTGDLRAHGRKAALFERLLRDPPRDVDVLLMEGTHVRADPSHDDATFETEAQLEERFVDLCHRTEGAVVAFGSAQNLDRLVTVFRAAKRSGRTLVIDLYGATVAAATRQTIPQPGFAGLRVYVPQRQRVRVKESEQFWRVGDIRPHRVFPEELASDTGRWLFHVPSSTGYELLRARVLDARGTAVWSLWDGYLAEPSGVRLREALDEHGVTLVHLHTSGHASVSDLRRLVDTLEPAVVVPIHSEAGDRFEELFERVDRRSDGEWWDV